A window of the Microvirga terrae genome harbors these coding sequences:
- a CDS encoding ABC transporter ATP-binding protein, whose product MVSTQPILSATGLTMEFRGFVAVKDVTLSVNEGTIHALIGPNGAGKTTVFNLLTKFLTPTRGQITFKGANITSMKPAEVARLGLVRSFQISAVFPHLTVLDNVRVALQRPSGLATQFWRPASALSTLNDRAMELIDAVGLRAYAHLPAVELSYGRKRALEIATTLALDPAMLLLDEPMAGMGHEDIGRISDLIRRIAKNRTVLMVEHNLNVVADLCDRVTVLARGEILSDGSYDKVSQDPRVREAYMGTEHE is encoded by the coding sequence ATGGTCAGTACGCAACCAATCCTGAGCGCCACCGGGCTCACCATGGAGTTCCGCGGCTTCGTCGCCGTGAAGGACGTGACGCTGTCCGTCAACGAGGGCACGATCCATGCCCTGATCGGACCGAACGGCGCCGGCAAGACGACGGTCTTCAACCTGCTCACGAAGTTCCTCACGCCGACCCGCGGGCAGATCACCTTCAAGGGCGCGAACATCACGAGCATGAAACCGGCCGAGGTCGCCCGTCTCGGACTCGTCCGCTCCTTCCAGATCTCGGCGGTGTTCCCGCATCTGACCGTGCTCGACAACGTGCGTGTGGCCCTGCAGCGGCCGTCCGGCCTCGCGACGCAGTTCTGGCGCCCCGCCTCGGCCCTTTCGACCCTCAACGACCGCGCCATGGAACTCATCGATGCGGTCGGCCTCAGGGCCTATGCGCATCTGCCGGCCGTCGAACTCTCCTACGGTCGCAAGCGCGCGCTGGAAATCGCCACGACCCTGGCGCTCGATCCTGCCATGCTGCTGCTCGATGAGCCCATGGCCGGCATGGGTCACGAGGATATCGGCCGCATCTCCGATCTGATCCGGCGCATCGCGAAGAACCGGACGGTGCTGATGGTCGAGCACAACCTGAATGTGGTGGCCGATCTCTGCGATCGCGTCACCGTTCTGGCACGCGGTGAGATTCTCTCCGACGGGTCCTATGACAAGGTCAGTCAGGATCCGCGCGTCCGCGAAGCCTATATGGGAACAGAGCATGAGTAG
- a CDS encoding ABC transporter substrate-binding protein, protein MAQSAYAQQASDGVVKIGILNDQSGVYADFGGKSSVEAARMAVQDFGGKVLGVPVEIVSADHQNKPDVAASIARQWYDTDKVDSIMELTTSSVALAVQGLSKDKKKITITTGAATADLTGKQCTPYGFHWAYDTHALAVGTGGALVENGGNKWFFLTADYAFGYSLEGETSKFVKSKGGQVLGSVRHPLAATDYSSFLLQAQSSGANVIGLANAGLDTANAIKQAAEFGITQGGTRLAALLFTLAEVKGLGLKAAQGLTLTEGWYWDQSDENRAFAKKVQEKTGRMPNMIHMGTYSAVTQYLKAVQKAGTDSTEPVAKLLHEMPVEDVFAKNGKVLPNGRMVYDMYLFQVKKPEESKSEWDMYKQLAKVPGDQAYLSMAESGCQLTQ, encoded by the coding sequence ATGGCCCAGTCGGCCTATGCTCAGCAGGCTTCCGACGGCGTGGTCAAGATCGGCATCCTGAACGACCAATCCGGCGTTTACGCGGATTTCGGCGGCAAGTCCTCCGTCGAGGCCGCCCGCATGGCCGTGCAGGATTTCGGCGGCAAGGTTCTCGGCGTGCCGGTCGAGATCGTCAGCGCGGATCACCAGAACAAGCCTGACGTTGCAGCCAGCATCGCCCGCCAGTGGTACGACACCGACAAGGTCGATTCCATCATGGAACTGACCACGTCCTCCGTCGCCCTCGCAGTCCAGGGCCTGTCCAAGGACAAGAAGAAGATCACCATCACGACCGGCGCCGCGACGGCCGATCTCACCGGCAAGCAGTGCACGCCCTACGGCTTCCACTGGGCCTACGACACCCATGCTCTCGCGGTCGGCACCGGCGGCGCGCTCGTGGAAAACGGCGGCAACAAGTGGTTCTTCCTCACGGCCGACTACGCCTTCGGCTATTCCCTCGAAGGAGAGACTTCGAAATTCGTGAAGTCGAAGGGCGGTCAAGTCCTCGGTTCGGTCCGACATCCGCTGGCTGCGACCGATTATTCGTCCTTCCTGCTGCAGGCCCAGAGCTCCGGCGCCAACGTGATCGGCCTGGCTAATGCCGGTCTCGACACGGCCAACGCCATCAAGCAGGCGGCCGAGTTCGGCATCACCCAGGGCGGCACGCGCCTCGCGGCGCTGCTCTTCACCCTCGCTGAGGTGAAGGGCCTGGGCCTCAAGGCCGCTCAGGGCTTGACCCTGACGGAGGGCTGGTACTGGGATCAGAGCGACGAGAACCGCGCCTTCGCGAAGAAAGTCCAGGAGAAGACCGGCCGCATGCCGAACATGATCCATATGGGAACCTATTCGGCCGTGACGCAGTACCTGAAGGCCGTCCAGAAAGCCGGTACGGACTCGACGGAGCCGGTCGCCAAGCTCCTGCACGAGATGCCGGTCGAGGACGTTTTCGCGAAGAACGGCAAGGTGCTGCCCAACGGCCGCATGGTCTATGACATGTATCTCTTCCAGGTGAAGAAGCCGGAAGAGAGCAAGAGCGAGTGGGACATGTACAAGCAGCTCGCCAAGGTACCCGGCGACCAGGCCTACCTGTCGATGGCCGAGAGCGGCTGCCAGCTCACGCAGTAA
- a CDS encoding NAD-dependent succinate-semialdehyde dehydrogenase produces the protein MTVHANPVARRVVDLKDPSLLVSQAYVAGEWVDAPDGRTIPVTDPYDGALILAVPDLGPEAARRAIDAAHAVQTDWAKRTAKERSAVLRRWYDLIVANADDLALILTTEQGKPLAEAKGEVISNAAYIEWFAEEAKRIDGDVIPGAHPSQRIVVLKQPVGVCAAITPWNFPNGMITRKVGPALAAGCTMVLKPAAQTPLSALALAVLAERAGVPKGAFSVITGEARPIGEEFCRNPKVAKITFTGSTNVGRWLMKEAADGIKRLSLELGGNAPFIVFDDADLDAAVEGALASKFRNAGQTCVCANRIYVQAGVVEAFAAKLADKAKQLKLGRGTEAGVTMGPLIDERAVAKMEEHVADALDKGGRVLVGGRRSDLGSTFFEPTVMTGVTQGMKVTKEETFAPLAPIIAFADEAEVIAMANDSEFGLASYFYAKDMARVWRVAEALESGMVGVNTPALANEMAPFGGVKQSGLGREGSRYGIEGFLEIKYIALAGL, from the coding sequence ATGACCGTTCATGCGAACCCTGTTGCGCGTCGTGTTGTTGATCTGAAGGACCCGTCGCTTCTGGTGAGCCAGGCCTATGTGGCGGGCGAGTGGGTGGACGCGCCCGACGGCCGGACGATCCCGGTCACCGATCCCTATGACGGGGCGCTGATCCTGGCGGTGCCCGATCTCGGCCCCGAGGCCGCCCGCCGGGCCATCGATGCGGCGCACGCGGTGCAGACGGACTGGGCGAAGCGCACCGCCAAGGAGCGCAGCGCCGTCCTGCGGCGCTGGTACGACCTGATCGTGGCCAACGCCGACGACCTGGCGCTGATCCTCACCACCGAGCAGGGCAAGCCGCTGGCCGAGGCCAAGGGTGAGGTGATCTCGAACGCCGCCTACATCGAGTGGTTCGCCGAGGAAGCCAAGCGCATCGACGGCGACGTCATTCCCGGCGCCCATCCCTCCCAGCGCATCGTGGTGCTGAAACAGCCGGTGGGCGTGTGCGCGGCGATCACGCCCTGGAACTTTCCCAACGGCATGATCACCCGCAAGGTGGGCCCGGCGCTGGCGGCCGGCTGCACCATGGTGCTCAAGCCCGCCGCCCAGACGCCGCTTTCGGCCCTGGCGCTGGCGGTGCTGGCCGAGCGGGCCGGGGTGCCGAAAGGCGCGTTCTCGGTGATCACCGGCGAGGCCCGGCCGATCGGCGAGGAGTTCTGCCGCAACCCGAAGGTGGCCAAGATCACGTTCACCGGCTCGACGAATGTGGGCCGGTGGCTGATGAAGGAGGCGGCGGACGGGATCAAGCGGCTGTCGCTGGAACTGGGCGGCAACGCGCCGTTCATCGTGTTCGACGATGCGGATCTGGATGCGGCCGTGGAGGGCGCGCTGGCGTCGAAGTTCCGCAATGCCGGCCAGACCTGCGTGTGCGCCAACCGGATCTACGTGCAGGCGGGCGTCGTGGAGGCGTTTGCCGCGAAGCTGGCCGACAAGGCGAAACAGCTCAAGCTCGGGCGGGGCACGGAGGCGGGCGTGACCATGGGGCCTTTGATCGACGAGCGGGCGGTGGCCAAGATGGAGGAGCACGTGGCCGACGCGCTGGACAAGGGCGGCCGGGTTCTGGTGGGCGGCCGGCGCTCGGATCTTGGCAGCACGTTCTTCGAGCCGACGGTGATGACCGGGGTGACTCAAGGCATGAAGGTGACCAAGGAGGAGACGTTTGCGCCTCTGGCGCCGATCATCGCGTTTGCCGACGAGGCGGAGGTGATCGCGATGGCCAACGACTCGGAGTTTGGTCTGGCGTCGTACTTCTACGCGAAGGACATGGCCCGGGTGTGGCGGGTGGCGGAGGCGCTGGAGAGCGGCATGGTGGGGGTGAACACGCCGGCTTTGGCCAACGAGATGGCGCCGTTTGGGGGCGTGAAGCAGTCGGGGCTGGGGCGGGAGGGCTCCAGGTACGGCATCGAGGGCTTCCTCGAAATCAAGTACATCGCTCTCGCAGGTCTGTGA
- a CDS encoding ABC transporter ATP-binding protein yields MSSAPLLEVRGLNAWYGESHVLHGVDLDIREGETVTLLGRNGAGKTTTLRAIMGILRRREGVIRLRGKDLLGLPLHKVAQTGLGYVPEERGIFASLNVSENLMLPPTVAEGGMSVEEIYSLFPNLHERRSSQGTKLSGGEQQMLAIARVLRTGARIILLDEPTEGLAPVIVQRIGDVLVALKKRGMTILLVEQNFRFAKKVADRFYLMEDGRMVNSFPGHELDARMDELHEVLGV; encoded by the coding sequence ATGAGTAGCGCTCCCCTCCTCGAAGTCCGCGGGCTCAACGCCTGGTATGGCGAGAGCCATGTTCTCCACGGGGTCGATCTCGACATCCGCGAGGGCGAAACCGTCACCCTGCTCGGCCGCAACGGCGCCGGCAAGACGACCACCCTGCGGGCCATCATGGGAATCCTGCGCCGCCGCGAGGGCGTGATCCGCCTGCGCGGCAAGGATCTCCTGGGATTGCCGCTCCACAAGGTCGCGCAGACCGGCCTCGGTTACGTGCCCGAGGAGCGCGGGATCTTCGCGAGCCTGAACGTTTCCGAGAACCTGATGCTGCCGCCGACAGTCGCGGAGGGCGGGATGAGCGTGGAGGAGATCTACAGCCTCTTCCCCAATCTCCATGAACGCCGCTCGAGCCAGGGGACGAAGCTGTCCGGCGGCGAGCAGCAGATGCTCGCCATCGCCCGCGTGCTGCGCACCGGCGCGCGGATCATCCTTCTCGACGAACCGACGGAGGGTCTGGCGCCGGTGATCGTCCAGCGTATCGGCGACGTTCTGGTCGCCCTGAAAAAGCGCGGCATGACCATCCTGCTCGTGGAGCAGAACTTCCGCTTCGCGAAGAAGGTGGCCGATCGCTTCTACCTCATGGAGGACGGGCGTATGGTGAACTCGTTCCCCGGCCACGAGCTCGATGCGCGCATGGACGAGCTCCACGAAGTTCTTGGGGTGTAG
- a CDS encoding branched-chain amino acid ABC transporter permease, producing the protein MSTIFGIPAPALYGQILIGLINGSFYAMLSLGLAVIFGLLRVINFAHGAQYMLGAFAAYLLLNWLGIGYWPALILAPLIVGAVAVVIERTMLSRLYGVDPLYGLLLTFGLALILEGAFRYWFGAAGQPYAPPPQLTGAVNLGFMFLPIYRGWVVIASLVVCLGTWLLIEKTRLGAYLRAATENATLVQAFGVNVPLLLTLTYGLGAALAALAGVLAAPIYQVSPLMGSNLIIIVFAVVVVGGMGSILGAIVTGYVLGVLEGLTKVFYPEASSIVIFVIMAIVLLVRPAGLFGREE; encoded by the coding sequence ATGAGCACGATTTTCGGCATTCCCGCCCCTGCCCTCTACGGCCAGATCCTCATCGGCCTGATCAACGGCTCGTTCTACGCCATGCTGAGCCTCGGCCTCGCCGTGATCTTTGGCCTGCTGCGGGTCATCAACTTCGCCCATGGCGCGCAGTACATGCTGGGCGCCTTCGCCGCCTACCTGCTCCTGAACTGGCTGGGAATCGGCTACTGGCCGGCGCTCATTCTGGCCCCTCTGATCGTCGGGGCGGTCGCGGTCGTGATCGAGAGGACGATGCTGAGCCGTCTCTACGGCGTGGATCCGCTCTACGGCCTTCTTCTGACCTTCGGCCTCGCGCTCATTCTCGAAGGCGCGTTCCGCTACTGGTTCGGCGCTGCCGGACAGCCCTATGCGCCACCGCCGCAGCTGACGGGCGCCGTCAATCTCGGCTTCATGTTCCTGCCGATCTACCGCGGCTGGGTGGTCATCGCCTCCCTGGTCGTCTGCCTCGGCACGTGGCTCCTCATCGAGAAGACGCGGCTTGGCGCCTATCTGAGAGCGGCCACGGAAAACGCCACGCTGGTCCAGGCCTTCGGCGTGAACGTGCCCCTGCTGCTCACGCTCACCTACGGCCTCGGCGCCGCCCTCGCGGCTCTGGCCGGCGTGCTGGCAGCCCCGATCTACCAGGTGAGCCCGCTGATGGGCTCGAACCTCATCATCATCGTGTTCGCAGTGGTCGTCGTCGGCGGCATGGGGTCGATCCTGGGCGCCATCGTGACCGGCTACGTGCTCGGCGTCCTCGAGGGGCTGACGAAGGTCTTCTATCCAGAAGCCTCGAGCATCGTTATCTTTGTGATCATGGCCATCGTTCTGCTCGTCAGGCCGGCAGGTCTCTTCGGGCGGGAGGAGTGA